A stretch of the Actinomyces faecalis genome encodes the following:
- the modA gene encoding molybdate ABC transporter substrate-binding protein has product MRISRRTIMATAPALALAAAAALAGCGSGSTSPSQVPTGTAGTSQTSAGPLSGELTVFAAASLQEAFTELATHFTEHHPQVSITFDFQGSQDLVTALAEGSTADVLATASSSTMKKATEQHLVAASTEFATNVLTLIVPAGNPAGVTGLDSSLEGADLVVCAPAVPCGEATAKLATELGVSLNPVSEEQKVTDVRGKVESGEADVGIVYTTDAAGAADRVMTIALPSNSVVNHYPIAITKDSTNTGAAQAFVTFILSEEGQRILQDTYGFGAPGAE; this is encoded by the coding sequence ATGCGCATCTCACGCCGCACCATCATGGCCACCGCACCCGCCCTGGCCCTGGCGGCCGCCGCTGCGCTGGCCGGTTGCGGGTCTGGCTCCACCTCCCCCTCGCAGGTCCCCACCGGCACCGCAGGCACTTCCCAGACCTCAGCCGGCCCGCTGTCCGGTGAGCTGACGGTCTTCGCCGCTGCTTCCTTGCAGGAGGCCTTCACGGAGCTGGCCACTCACTTCACGGAGCACCACCCGCAGGTATCGATCACCTTTGACTTCCAGGGCTCCCAGGACCTCGTCACAGCCCTAGCCGAGGGCAGCACGGCTGACGTGCTGGCCACCGCCTCCAGCTCCACCATGAAGAAGGCCACCGAGCAGCACCTCGTGGCAGCCTCGACCGAGTTCGCCACCAATGTGCTCACCCTCATCGTGCCCGCTGGCAACCCAGCCGGCGTCACGGGCCTAGACAGCTCGCTGGAGGGCGCTGACCTAGTCGTGTGCGCCCCTGCCGTACCCTGCGGCGAAGCCACCGCAAAGCTGGCCACCGAGCTCGGCGTGAGCCTCAACCCAGTCTCGGAAGAGCAGAAGGTCACCGACGTGCGCGGCAAGGTCGAGTCTGGCGAGGCTGACGTCGGCATCGTCTACACCACCGATGCCGCCGGCGCCGCTGACAGGGTCATGACCATCGCACTCCCCAGCAACTCAGTGGTCAACCACTACCCGATCGCCATCACCAAGGACTCCACCAACACCGGGGCTGCGCAGGCCTTTGTCACCTTCATCCTGTCCGAGGAAGGCCAGAGGATCCTTCAGGACACCTACGGCTTTGGTGCTCCCGGGGCCGAGTGA
- a CDS encoding nitrate reductase subunit alpha has translation MASSPDSHEPIVPGPETPVQSVPGLFTLGSYLRRGTPSRDARRLFLEGGREADTFYRRRWSHDKMVHSTHGVNCTGSCAWEVYVTDGVITWEKQVTDYPTTGPDMPEYEPRGCPRGAAFSWYTYSPTRIRYPYVRSVLLDAFRAARQRHDGDAVAAWAEVTSDPATSRAYKSARGKGGMVRVGWDEAMDIVAAAYVHTIRTWGPDRCAGFSVIPAMSMVSYGAGARFHELIGGTMLSFYDWYADLPPASPQVFGDQTDVPEAGDWYNSQYLIMWGSNLPLTRTPDAHFMTEARYHGQKVVAVSPDYADNTKFADQWLRVAPGTDGALGMAMGHVILKEFHVGRAEPFFLDYMRRHTDSPFLIELEAHGQGDGYVPGRFVTADTVPGSASQEATRNEFRPLVWDRERGPADPGGTLADRFTPEGEGRWNLLMEGVDPVMSMLEVCDGGAQGAVVEPVEVLLPRFDLPSSATPAGSVGGGVLRRGVPATRLPDGRMVTTVYDLLLASYGVSRPGLPGQWPADYQDATSPGTPAWASELTGVSGPAMIRVAREFAQNSIDSGGRSQIVMGAGINHYYHADEIYRTILALTSMCATQGVNGGGWAHYVGQEKVRPIAGWSQFAFALDWVRPARQMISTGFWYLTTDQWRYDSTPAERLASPLGPGSLAGKTTADTMVEAMKRGWAPSYPTFNRNPLLLGQQAKEAGMDPADYVVDQLERGELRFACEDPDAEENFPRILASWRTNLLGSSAKGTEFFLRHMVGADNDVSAEETPQGQRPVSMTWREQAPQGKLDLMWTADFRTTSTTLHSDVVLPAATWYEKYDLSTTDMHPFIHSFNEAITPPWEARTDFDIYQQLARMVAEWAPQYLGTQTDVVAAPLTHDTPDAMTMPHGDVSGLPQEWVPGVTMPKLVPVERDYTELLNKFNTVGPLVESPGIPTKGIMLVPDKEIEALRRAHGTGEGAGQGRPLIDTPIKAGDAVMHMSGATNGRLATQGWQTLSRRTGTELASLSEEEAGKQVTFAQTQSRPQPVITTPEWSGSEHGGRRYSAFVVNVEHAKPWHTLTGRMHYYLDHDWMRDMGESLPVFRPPLDFATLYGEQAPGTVSSTQAGEAQVAVRYITAHNKWAIHSQYYDNLHMLTLGRGGQTIWMSPQDAETIGVRDNEWVEAYNRNGVVAARAIVSHRIPQGTVFMYHAQERTMNTPLTESTGRRGGTHNSLTRIVLKPSHFAGGYAQLSYAFNYIGPTGNNRDEVTVIRRRSNQEVTF, from the coding sequence ATGGCTTCCTCCCCCGACTCCCACGAGCCGATCGTTCCCGGGCCCGAGACCCCGGTCCAGTCCGTGCCCGGCCTGTTCACGCTCGGCTCCTACCTGCGCCGCGGCACGCCGTCGAGGGACGCGCGCCGTCTGTTCCTGGAGGGCGGGCGCGAGGCGGACACCTTCTACCGCCGTCGCTGGAGCCACGACAAGATGGTCCACTCCACCCACGGCGTCAACTGCACCGGCTCGTGCGCCTGGGAGGTCTACGTGACCGACGGCGTCATCACCTGGGAGAAGCAGGTGACCGACTACCCCACCACCGGCCCCGACATGCCGGAGTACGAGCCTCGCGGCTGCCCGCGCGGCGCCGCCTTCTCCTGGTACACCTACTCCCCCACGCGCATCCGCTACCCCTACGTCCGCTCGGTCCTGCTGGACGCCTTCCGCGCCGCGCGCCAGCGCCACGACGGCGACGCCGTCGCCGCCTGGGCCGAGGTCACCAGCGACCCGGCCACCTCACGGGCCTACAAGTCCGCCCGCGGCAAGGGCGGGATGGTGCGTGTGGGCTGGGACGAGGCCATGGACATCGTCGCCGCGGCCTACGTCCACACCATCCGCACCTGGGGACCGGACCGCTGTGCCGGCTTCTCCGTCATCCCAGCCATGTCCATGGTCTCCTACGGCGCCGGAGCCCGCTTCCACGAGCTCATCGGCGGCACCATGCTGTCCTTCTACGACTGGTACGCGGACCTGCCACCTGCCTCCCCGCAGGTCTTCGGGGACCAGACCGACGTGCCCGAGGCTGGCGACTGGTACAACTCCCAGTACCTCATCATGTGGGGGTCCAACCTGCCGCTGACGCGCACGCCTGACGCCCACTTCATGACCGAGGCGCGCTACCACGGCCAGAAGGTCGTCGCGGTCTCCCCCGACTACGCCGACAACACCAAGTTCGCCGACCAGTGGCTGCGCGTGGCCCCTGGCACGGACGGGGCACTGGGGATGGCCATGGGCCACGTCATCCTCAAGGAGTTCCACGTGGGCAGGGCTGAGCCCTTCTTCCTGGACTACATGCGCCGGCACACCGACTCCCCCTTCCTCATCGAGCTTGAGGCCCACGGCCAGGGCGACGGCTACGTCCCAGGGCGCTTCGTCACGGCGGACACCGTGCCCGGCTCCGCCAGCCAGGAGGCCACACGCAACGAGTTCCGTCCGCTGGTGTGGGACCGCGAGCGCGGTCCGGCCGACCCGGGCGGGACGCTGGCTGACCGCTTCACCCCCGAGGGCGAGGGCCGCTGGAACCTGCTCATGGAGGGCGTGGACCCGGTCATGAGCATGCTGGAGGTCTGCGACGGCGGAGCCCAGGGCGCTGTCGTTGAGCCTGTGGAGGTGCTGCTGCCGCGCTTCGACCTACCCAGCTCCGCCACCCCGGCTGGAAGTGTGGGCGGTGGGGTCCTGCGCCGTGGCGTGCCGGCCACGCGCCTGCCCGACGGGCGGATGGTGACCACGGTCTACGACCTGCTGCTGGCCAGCTACGGCGTGTCCCGCCCGGGACTGCCCGGTCAGTGGCCGGCGGACTACCAGGACGCCACGTCTCCCGGCACCCCGGCGTGGGCCAGCGAGCTCACCGGGGTGTCTGGGCCGGCCATGATCCGGGTGGCGCGGGAGTTTGCGCAGAACTCCATCGACTCGGGTGGCCGCTCCCAGATCGTCATGGGCGCCGGGATCAACCACTACTACCACGCCGACGAGATCTACCGCACGATCCTGGCGCTGACCTCGATGTGCGCGACGCAGGGTGTCAATGGCGGGGGCTGGGCCCACTACGTGGGCCAGGAGAAGGTGCGCCCGATCGCCGGCTGGTCCCAGTTCGCCTTCGCCCTGGACTGGGTGCGTCCGGCGCGGCAGATGATCTCCACGGGCTTTTGGTACCTGACCACTGACCAGTGGCGTTATGACAGCACTCCGGCCGAGCGCCTGGCCTCCCCGCTAGGGCCGGGCAGCCTGGCTGGCAAGACCACCGCGGACACGATGGTGGAGGCGATGAAGCGGGGATGGGCCCCCTCCTACCCCACCTTCAACCGCAATCCCCTGCTGCTAGGCCAGCAGGCCAAGGAAGCCGGGATGGACCCGGCGGACTACGTCGTCGACCAGCTTGAGCGCGGCGAGCTGCGCTTTGCCTGCGAGGACCCGGACGCTGAGGAGAACTTCCCTCGGATCCTGGCCTCCTGGCGCACCAACCTGCTGGGCTCCTCGGCTAAGGGGACGGAGTTCTTCCTGCGCCACATGGTGGGTGCGGACAATGACGTCAGTGCCGAGGAGACCCCCCAGGGCCAGCGCCCGGTCTCGATGACCTGGCGTGAGCAGGCCCCTCAGGGCAAGCTCGACCTCATGTGGACCGCAGACTTCCGCACGACCTCCACCACGCTGCACTCCGACGTCGTGCTGCCGGCGGCCACCTGGTACGAGAAGTACGACCTGTCCACCACGGACATGCACCCGTTCATCCACTCCTTCAACGAGGCCATCACGCCCCCGTGGGAGGCGCGCACCGACTTCGACATCTACCAGCAGCTGGCGCGCATGGTGGCTGAGTGGGCGCCGCAGTATCTGGGCACCCAGACCGACGTCGTGGCCGCGCCTCTGACCCACGACACCCCTGACGCCATGACGATGCCCCACGGGGACGTGTCCGGGCTGCCTCAGGAGTGGGTGCCTGGCGTCACCATGCCCAAGCTCGTTCCCGTTGAGCGTGACTACACCGAGCTGCTCAACAAGTTCAACACCGTGGGCCCGCTCGTGGAGTCCCCCGGCATCCCCACCAAGGGGATCATGCTGGTGCCGGACAAGGAGATCGAGGCGCTTCGCCGGGCCCACGGCACGGGTGAGGGCGCCGGGCAGGGGCGTCCGCTCATCGACACCCCCATCAAGGCCGGGGACGCCGTGATGCACATGTCCGGCGCCACCAACGGCCGCCTGGCGACCCAGGGCTGGCAGACCCTCTCCCGGCGCACGGGCACCGAGCTGGCCAGCCTGAGCGAGGAGGAGGCCGGCAAGCAGGTGACCTTCGCCCAGACCCAGAGCCGCCCCCAGCCCGTCATCACCACGCCCGAGTGGTCGGGGTCGGAGCACGGGGGCCGCCGCTACAGCGCCTTCGTCGTCAACGTCGAGCACGCCAAGCCCTGGCACACGCTCACGGGCCGGATGCACTACTACCTGGACCACGACTGGATGCGGGACATGGGCGAGTCCCTGCCGGTCTTCCGCCCGCCGCTGGACTTCGCCACGCTCTACGGCGAGCAGGCGCCTGGCACGGTCAGCTCCACGCAGGCGGGTGAGGCGCAGGTGGCCGTGCGCTACATCACCGCGCACAACAAGTGGGCCATCCACTCCCAGTACTACGACAACCTCCACATGCTCACCCTGGGGCGTGGGGGCCAGACGATCTGGATGAGCCCGCAGGACGCCGAGACCATCGGCGTCAGGGACAACGAGTGGGTCGAGGCCTACAACCGCAACGGCGTCGTCGCCGCGCGCGCCATCGTCTCCCACCGTATCCCGCAGGGCACGGTCTTCATGTACCACGCCCAGGAACGCACGATGAACACCCCGCTGACCGAGTCCACCGGCAGGCGGGGAGGCACGCACAACTCGCTGACGCGGATCGTCCTCAAGCCCTCGCACTTCGCCGGCGGGTACGCCCAGCTGTCCTACGCCTTCAACTACATCGGCCCTACCGGCAACAACCGTGACGAGGTCACGGTCATCCGCCGCCGCTCCAACCAGGAGGTGACCTTCTGA
- the narJ gene encoding nitrate reductase molybdenum cofactor assembly chaperone produces MRTVDALTDHQRATVHMAASLLLDYPGEDVFATRLAAVEQALQAQPDLPAAVREPLAAFVATARGRGQRAMAEHYVATFDQRRRCCLYLSYYAVGDTRHRGAAILAFKEALSAAGYEMAADELPDYLPVVLELSARSEGDEIAQVLLSSHREGLEVLRTALTQASSPYAGLVEAVCLTLPEIDQATAERVRALVAAGPPTETVGVTSTLPFPTTPVRYPTVPAAQPAGQPVASEQKERA; encoded by the coding sequence ATGAGGACCGTGGACGCCCTGACCGACCACCAGCGGGCGACGGTGCACATGGCCGCCTCGCTGCTGCTGGACTACCCGGGTGAGGATGTTTTCGCTACCCGCCTGGCCGCCGTCGAGCAGGCTCTACAGGCCCAGCCGGACCTTCCGGCTGCCGTGCGGGAGCCTCTGGCAGCCTTCGTGGCCACCGCCCGCGGGCGCGGTCAGCGGGCCATGGCTGAGCACTACGTGGCGACCTTCGACCAGCGTCGGCGGTGCTGCCTGTACCTGAGCTACTACGCCGTCGGGGACACCCGGCACCGCGGCGCCGCGATCCTGGCCTTCAAGGAGGCGCTGTCCGCCGCAGGCTACGAGATGGCGGCGGATGAGCTGCCGGACTACCTGCCGGTGGTGCTCGAGCTCTCGGCACGCTCCGAGGGAGATGAGATCGCTCAGGTGCTGCTGTCCTCCCACCGCGAGGGCCTGGAGGTGCTGCGCACCGCGCTGACCCAGGCATCTAGCCCCTACGCCGGCCTCGTGGAGGCGGTGTGCCTGACCCTGCCCGAGATCGACCAGGCCACCGCTGAGCGCGTGCGCGCCCTGGTCGCCGCCGGTCCGCCCACCGAGACCGTCGGGGTCACCAGCACACTGCCCTTCCCCACCACCCCCGTCCGCTACCCCACCGTGCCAGCAGCCCAACCGGCCGGCCAACCCGTTGCCAGCGAGCAGAAGGAACGCGCATGA
- the narH gene encoding nitrate reductase subunit beta: MKVMAQIGMIMNLDKCIGCHTCSVTCKQAWTNREGTEYMWFNNVETRPGVGYPRSWEDQDKWKGGWVRKANGRLVPRGGGRLRKLATIFANPQMPGVEDYYEPWTYEYDKLLSAPKDAAALPVARAKSQLTGEYMPTISWGPNWDDDLGGSMETLAEDPVLAGMNQKVRTEIDQAFMFYLPRICEHCLNPTCVAACPSGAMYKRSEDGIVLVDQDACRGWRMCVSACPYKKVYFNHATGKAEKCTLCYPRLEAGEPTVCSQTCVGRLRYLGVLLYDADRVSQAAAVEDPQDLYMAQREILLDPHDPEVVAAARAEGVPASWITAAQQSPLWDLIQTYEVALPLHPEYRTMPMVWYIPPLSPVVDEVAATGMDAEDHRVLLAAVADMRIPLEYLAGLFTAGDTNPVELSLRRLAAMRCHMREVNLGRTPDPQIAAAVGVTGGHLEAMYHLLAIAKYDDRYVIPTTSPEVPRGMQAMGPDVRTLLGDGAPAACHSVASFHGQAEGGCSSDTSRGGPVSLPLPTLRREPVPAAGPGSVPGGAPAGTPAATSSGQGR, encoded by the coding sequence ATGAAGGTGATGGCTCAGATCGGCATGATCATGAACCTCGACAAGTGCATCGGGTGCCACACCTGCTCGGTGACCTGCAAGCAGGCGTGGACCAACCGCGAGGGCACGGAGTACATGTGGTTCAACAACGTCGAGACGCGCCCGGGCGTGGGCTACCCCCGCTCGTGGGAGGACCAGGACAAGTGGAAGGGCGGCTGGGTCCGCAAGGCGAACGGGCGTCTGGTCCCGCGTGGAGGCGGGCGGCTGCGCAAGCTGGCCACGATCTTCGCCAACCCCCAGATGCCCGGGGTCGAGGACTACTACGAGCCGTGGACGTACGAGTACGACAAGCTGCTGTCCGCTCCCAAGGACGCTGCCGCCCTGCCGGTGGCACGGGCCAAGAGCCAGCTGACGGGCGAGTACATGCCGACCATCTCCTGGGGCCCCAACTGGGATGACGACCTGGGCGGCTCCATGGAGACCCTGGCCGAGGACCCCGTGCTGGCTGGGATGAACCAGAAGGTCCGCACCGAGATCGACCAGGCCTTCATGTTCTACCTGCCGCGCATCTGCGAGCACTGCCTCAACCCCACCTGCGTCGCCGCCTGCCCCAGCGGGGCGATGTACAAGCGCAGCGAGGACGGGATTGTGCTGGTCGACCAGGACGCCTGCCGCGGATGGCGCATGTGCGTGTCCGCCTGCCCCTACAAGAAGGTCTACTTCAACCACGCCACCGGCAAGGCGGAGAAGTGCACGCTGTGCTACCCGCGCCTGGAGGCCGGCGAGCCCACCGTGTGCTCGCAGACCTGCGTGGGGCGGCTGCGCTACCTCGGTGTGCTGCTCTACGACGCCGACCGGGTCTCCCAGGCCGCGGCTGTGGAGGACCCTCAGGACCTGTACATGGCCCAGCGTGAGATCCTCCTGGACCCCCATGACCCCGAGGTCGTGGCGGCAGCCCGGGCTGAGGGGGTACCCGCCTCCTGGATCACGGCCGCTCAGCAGTCCCCGCTGTGGGACCTCATCCAGACCTACGAGGTGGCCCTGCCCCTGCACCCGGAGTACCGCACCATGCCGATGGTCTGGTACATCCCGCCGCTGTCCCCCGTGGTCGACGAGGTCGCTGCCACCGGCATGGACGCTGAGGACCACCGCGTGCTGCTGGCGGCGGTGGCGGACATGCGCATTCCGCTGGAGTATCTGGCGGGGCTCTTCACCGCCGGGGACACCAACCCCGTCGAGCTCTCGCTGCGCAGGCTCGCTGCCATGCGCTGCCACATGCGGGAGGTGAACCTGGGGCGTACTCCCGACCCGCAGATCGCCGCTGCCGTGGGGGTCACCGGCGGGCACCTGGAGGCGATGTACCACCTGCTGGCCATCGCCAAGTACGACGACCGTTACGTCATCCCCACCACCTCTCCCGAGGTCCCCCGTGGGATGCAGGCCATGGGACCGGACGTGCGCACGCTGCTGGGCGACGGCGCCCCGGCTGCCTGCCACTCGGTGGCCTCCTTCCACGGCCAGGCCGAGGGCGGGTGCAGCTCAGACACCAGCAGGGGCGGTCCGGTCAGCCTCCCTCTGCCCACGCTGCGCCGTGAGCCGGTTCCGGCTGCCGGCCCTGGGAGCGTGCCCGGAGGCGCTCCGGCAGGGACTCCTGCGGCGACGTCCTCAGGCCAGGGGCGATGA
- a CDS encoding MFS transporter, with translation MSNAASQAEQAPALDTSGRVLVGWNPESPDHWDKSIAWRTLAISTFSMVIAFCVFFLVSAIAPKLKLIGFDLTAGQLYWLTAMPGLSGGLIRLIYMFLPPILGTRKLIGISSLLYIIPMVGWFLAVQDTSTPYGVLLTLSFMCGIGGGTFSGYMPSTGYFFPKRLSGTALNLQAGIGNLGMSIIQLAGPWLMGFGLLGITFIAPQRQSDDTAIFVHNAAIFFVPWALAAAVLAFVALKDVPVKADIRSQLSFFSNPNTWYMTMLYVLTFGLFSGFAAQFGLLVNNTFGASSPLAEQGFDNLPLGATYAFLGPLIGSVVRMAWGPLCDRFSGGLWTFVSAVGMAVTLAWASLYMHPDSPAQFTPFLWAMLTMFFFAGIGNAGTFKQMPMIMPRLQAGGAIGFTAAIACFGPFFVGVALSAIDAGTWLAICAVYSAVCAVVCWLRYARPGAPFRG, from the coding sequence ATGAGCAACGCCGCCTCCCAGGCCGAGCAGGCACCGGCTCTCGACACCTCAGGCCGCGTCCTGGTGGGATGGAACCCCGAGAGTCCCGACCACTGGGACAAGTCCATCGCCTGGAGGACGCTGGCGATCTCGACCTTCTCCATGGTCATCGCCTTCTGCGTGTTCTTCCTGGTCTCCGCTATCGCCCCCAAGCTCAAGCTCATCGGCTTCGACCTCACCGCCGGCCAGCTCTACTGGCTCACCGCGATGCCGGGCCTGTCGGGCGGACTCATCCGCCTGATCTACATGTTCCTGCCCCCGATCCTGGGCACGCGCAAGCTCATCGGGATCTCCTCCCTGCTCTACATCATCCCCATGGTCGGCTGGTTCCTGGCCGTCCAGGACACCTCCACCCCGTACGGCGTCCTGCTGACCCTGTCCTTCATGTGCGGCATCGGCGGCGGCACCTTCTCCGGCTACATGCCCTCCACCGGCTACTTCTTCCCCAAGCGCCTGTCCGGCACCGCCCTCAACCTCCAGGCCGGCATCGGCAACCTCGGAATGTCGATCATCCAGCTGGCCGGCCCCTGGCTCATGGGCTTCGGTCTGCTGGGTATCACCTTCATCGCCCCGCAGCGCCAGAGTGACGACACCGCAATCTTCGTCCACAACGCCGCGATCTTCTTCGTGCCCTGGGCGCTGGCCGCCGCCGTCCTGGCCTTCGTCGCCCTCAAGGACGTTCCGGTCAAGGCAGACATCCGCTCCCAGCTGTCCTTCTTCTCCAACCCGAACACGTGGTACATGACGATGCTCTACGTGCTCACCTTCGGTCTGTTCTCCGGCTTCGCCGCCCAGTTCGGGCTGCTGGTCAACAACACCTTTGGCGCCTCCTCGCCCCTGGCCGAGCAGGGCTTCGACAACCTGCCCCTGGGCGCGACCTACGCCTTCCTCGGCCCCCTCATCGGCTCGGTGGTGCGCATGGCCTGGGGCCCGCTGTGCGACCGCTTCTCCGGCGGCCTGTGGACCTTCGTCTCCGCGGTCGGCATGGCCGTGACGCTCGCCTGGGCGTCCCTCTACATGCACCCAGACTCCCCCGCGCAGTTCACGCCCTTCCTGTGGGCCATGCTGACGATGTTCTTCTTCGCTGGCATCGGCAACGCCGGCACCTTCAAGCAGATGCCGATGATCATGCCCCGCCTCCAGGCCGGCGGCGCGATCGGCTTCACCGCAGCGATCGCCTGCTTCGGCCCGTTCTTCGTGGGCGTGGCGCTCTCGGCGATCGACGCCGGGACCTGGCTGGCGATCTGCGCCGTCTACTCAGCCGTGTGCGCCGTGGTGTGCTGGCTGCGCTACGCCCGCCCCGGCGCCCCGTTCCGAGGCTGA
- a CDS encoding MogA/MoaB family molybdenum cofactor biosynthesis protein has product MSLLPLPDSVQPPAAQDVARESQPDADVVVHKALQALDAPVPGAVITVSDRCANGAREDLSGPLARRLLAGYGVEVDRVRVVPDDVVAIRAALTEAVAEGARVVLTTGGTGVTPMDLTPEATEPLLDTRLEGLEAQVRDYGLSKTPLAGLSRGLIGVTGRGADAALVVNAPGSRGGVKDAVTVIGPLVPHVLEQLGGGDH; this is encoded by the coding sequence ATGAGTCTTCTTCCCTTACCGGACTCCGTTCAGCCGCCGGCGGCCCAGGATGTCGCACGTGAGAGCCAGCCCGACGCTGACGTCGTGGTCCACAAGGCGCTTCAGGCCCTTGATGCCCCGGTGCCGGGCGCCGTCATCACCGTGTCTGACCGGTGTGCGAACGGAGCGCGCGAAGACCTCTCTGGTCCCCTGGCCCGGCGGCTGCTGGCTGGCTATGGCGTCGAGGTGGACCGGGTGCGTGTGGTGCCCGACGACGTCGTCGCCATCCGCGCCGCCCTCACCGAGGCGGTGGCGGAGGGCGCGCGGGTGGTGCTCACCACGGGCGGCACGGGGGTGACCCCGATGGACCTGACTCCGGAGGCGACTGAGCCGCTGCTTGACACCCGCCTGGAGGGCCTGGAGGCGCAGGTGCGTGACTACGGGCTGAGCAAGACGCCGCTGGCAGGGCTCTCGCGCGGCCTCATCGGAGTGACCGGGCGAGGGGCTGACGCCGCGCTCGTGGTCAATGCCCCGGGCTCGCGCGGCGGGGTCAAGGACGCGGTGACGGTGATCGGCCCCCTGGTGCCTCACGTCCTTGAGCAGCTCGGCGGCGGGGACCACTGA
- the narI gene encoding respiratory nitrate reductase subunit gamma, translating into MSTFESAVLWTALPYVCLILLVVGLVWRYRTDQLGWTSRSSQWNESAILRWASPLFHVGILLVGAGHVMGLLVPKSWTEAAGVPEHVYHLAAVIPGTIAGLMTVVGLAGLLYRRLVVKSVRLATTTNDKVMYLLLSVPILLGAWATVSTQLTGGLHGGYDYRETISPWFRSIFTLQPDPSLMAQVPAVFKAHIVAGFLLFAIWPFTRLVHVVSAPVGYVTRPDVVYRSRSAAPTASAHRHGWHPVVTQGTGNQGEDDAAPSQGA; encoded by the coding sequence ATGAGCACCTTTGAGTCCGCTGTCCTGTGGACAGCGCTGCCCTATGTCTGCCTCATCCTGCTCGTGGTCGGGCTCGTGTGGCGCTACCGCACTGACCAGCTCGGCTGGACCAGCCGCTCCTCGCAGTGGAATGAGTCAGCGATCCTGCGCTGGGCCTCACCACTGTTCCACGTTGGGATCCTGCTCGTGGGAGCTGGTCACGTCATGGGGCTGCTGGTCCCCAAGTCGTGGACCGAGGCAGCCGGGGTCCCGGAGCACGTCTACCACCTGGCCGCCGTCATCCCGGGCACGATCGCGGGGCTGATGACGGTGGTGGGCCTGGCCGGGCTGCTCTACCGTCGCCTGGTCGTGAAGTCGGTCCGTCTGGCCACGACCACCAACGACAAGGTCATGTACCTCCTGCTGTCTGTCCCGATCCTGCTGGGCGCCTGGGCGACGGTCTCCACCCAGCTGACCGGGGGGCTGCACGGTGGCTACGACTACCGCGAGACGATCAGCCCCTGGTTCCGCTCGATCTTCACTCTCCAGCCAGACCCCTCTCTCATGGCACAGGTGCCAGCCGTGTTCAAGGCCCACATCGTGGCAGGGTTCCTGCTCTTCGCGATCTGGCCCTTCACCCGGTTGGTCCACGTGGTCTCAGCACCGGTGGGTTACGTGACCCGTCCCGATGTGGTCTACCGCTCACGCAGCGCCGCTCCCACAGCCTCAGCCCACCGCCACGGCTGGCATCCAGTCGTCACCCAGGGCACTGGCAACCAGGGCGAGGACGACGCCGCCCCCTCCCAAGGCGCCTGA